The DNA region CATCTGACCGCCCCCGGTGAGCGCGTCGCCCGGGTCCGCTACGCCGCCGCGCTCACCGAACTCGGCCCCGCGCAGCCGCATCCGGTCACCGGCGCCGCGTCCGTGCGCGTCCTCGCCACGCCGGAGCAGGCGCTCGAGCTCTTCGACTGGGGAGCGTCGGGCACCGAGCAGCTGACCGCCGTCCATCGCGCCCGGGAACGCCTCGGGATTCCCCGGGCGGCCCGCCAGGCCGTCACCGAGGTCTGCGCGGCGACGGCTCCGGCGCGACCGGACGTCAACTTGAGTTGACAAGACTCTCGCGTCAACCTAAGTTGACATGCATGAGTGAGGCGACCGATCTGGCCAGCCGCGCCGGCGACCGGGACCCCCGTGTGGGGTTGCGGGCCGTGGCCGCGTTGCGGCGGTTGTTGGAGCAGTTGGAGTCCGTGCAGGTGCGCAGCGCGCGGGCGCAGGGGTGGTCGTGGCAGGAGATCGCGGCCGAGTTGGGAGTCAGCAG from Streptomyces fradiae includes:
- a CDS encoding helix-turn-helix domain-containing protein encodes the protein MSEATDLASRAGDRDPRVGLRAVAALRRLLEQLESVQVRSARAQGWSWQEIAAELGVSRQAVHKKYGRS